One genomic segment of Macaca fascicularis isolate 582-1 chromosome 19, T2T-MFA8v1.1 includes these proteins:
- the PLIN4 gene encoding perilipin-4 isoform X1 produces the protein MSAPDEGRRDPPKPKGKTLGSFFGSLPGFSSARNLVANAHSSARARPATDPAGAPAAEAARPQAQAPVPTVAAHPEQTAPWTEKELQPSEKQMASGAKDLVCSKMSRAKDAVSSGMASVVDAAKGVVQGGLDTTRSALTGTKEVVSSGVTGAVDMAKGAAQGGLDTSKAVLTGTKDTVSAGLTGAVNVAKGTVQAGVDTTKTVLTGTKDTVTTGVMGAVNLAKGTVQTGVDTSKAVLTGTKDAVSTGLTGAVNVARGTIQTGVDTSKTVLTGTKDTVCSGVTGAVNVAKGTIQTGVDTTKTVLTGTKDTVCSGVTGAMNLAKGAVQGGLDTTKSVVMGTKDTVSTGFMGAANVAKGAVQTGLNTTQNIAAGTKDTICSGVTGAMNLARGTIQTGMDTTKTVLTGTKDTVCGGVTGAMNVAKGAVQGGLDTTKSVLTGTKDAVSTGLMGTANVAKGAVQTGVDTAKTVLTGTKDTVTTGLMGAVNVAKGTVQTGVDTTKTVLTGTKDTVTTGLMGAVNVAKGTVQTGVDTTKTVLTGTKDTVTTGLMGAVNVAKGTVQTGVDTTKTVLTGTKNTVCSGVTGAANVAKGAVQGGLDTTKSVLTGTKDAVSTGLTGAVNMAKGTVQTGVDTTKTVLTGTKDTVCSGVTGAVNVAKGAVQGGLDTTKSVVMGAKDTVSTGLTGAANVAKGAVQTGVDTAKTVLTGTKDTVTTGLMGAVNVAKGTVQTGMDTTKTVLTGTKDTVCSGVTGAMNVAKGAVQTGMDTTKSVLTSTKDTVCSGVTGAVNVAKGAVQTGLKTTQNIATGTKNTLGSGVTGAVNMAEGAVQMGVDTAKTVLTGTKDTVTTGLMGAVNVAKGTVQTGMDTTKTVLTGTKDTVCGGVTGAANVAKAAVQGGLDTTKSVLTGTKDAVSTGLTGAVNLAKGTVQTGVDTTKTVLTGTKDTVCSGVTGAVNVAKGTVQTGVDTAKAVLSGTKDAVTTGVMGAMNVAKGTMQTGVDTSKAVLTGTKDTVCSGVTGAMSMAKGAVQGGLDTTKAVLTGTKDAASAGLMGSGNVATGAIHTGLSTFQNWLPSTRATSWGGRTSSRTTDNGGEQTALSPREAPFAGVSRPPEMLSVGPEPVWEAAATTKSLATDVATFTQGAALGREDTGPLATTHSPEEAPRLAMLQNELEGLGDIFHPMNAEEQAQLAASQPGPKVLSAEQGSYFVRLGDLGPSFRQRAFEHAVSHLQHRQFQARDTLAQLQDCFKLIEEAQQAPDGQPCLDQGSGARVEDAAVQEERDAGALSRVCGLLQQLHTAYSGLASSLQGLPAELQQPVKRARRSLCELYGVVASAGSVEALPAEQLVQCHEGVHQAWQGLEQLLEGLQHNPPLSWLVGPFALPPGGQQL, from the exons ATGTCTGCTCCGGACGAAGGGAGACGGGATCCCCCCAAACCCAAGGGCAAG ACCCTGGGCAGCTTCTTTGGGTCCCTGCCTGGCTTCAGCTCTGCCCGGAACCTGGTGGCCAATGCACATAGCTCGGCGAGAGCCCGGCCAGCCACTGACCCCGCAGGAGCGCCTGCCGCCGAGGCTGCCCGACCACAGGCTCAGG CCCCTGTCCCCACAGTGGCCGCCCACCCAGAGCAGACGGCCCCATGGACGGAGAAGGAGTTGCAACCTTCGGAAAAG CAAATGGCGTCCGGGGCCAAAGACCTGGTGTGTTCCAAGATGTCCAGGGCCAAGGATGCCGTCTCCTCCGGGATGGCCAGCGTGGTGGATGCGGCTAAGGGAGTGGTCCAGGGAGGCCTGGATACCACTCGGTCTGCACTCACGGGCACCAAGGAGGTGGTGTCCAGCGGGGTCACGGGGGCTGTGGACATGGCTAAGGGGGCCGCCCAAGGGGGTCTGGACACCTCGAAGGCTGTCCTCACCGGCACCAAGGACACGGTGTCCGCTGGGCTCACGGGGGCAGTGAATGTGGCCAAAGGGACCGTACAGGCCGGTGTGGACACCACCAAGACTGTGCTGACCGGCACCAAAGACACAGTGACTACTGGGGTCATGGGGGCAGTGAACTTGGCCAAAGGGACTGTCCAGACCGGCGTGGACACCTCCAAGGCTGTGTTGACTGGCACCAAAGATGCTGTGTCCACTGGGCTCACGGGGGCAGTGAATGTGGCCAGAGGAACCATTCAGACCGGTGTGGACACTAGTAAGACTGTCCTAACAGGTACCAAGGACACCGTCTGTAGTGGGGTGACCGGTGCCGTGAACGTGGCCAAAGGAACCATCCAGACCGGCGTGGACACCACCAAGACTGTCCTAACCGGTACCAAGGACACCGTCTGCAGTGGGGTGACCGGTGCCATGAACTTGGCCAAAGGGGCCGTCCAGGGGGGCCTGGACACCACCAAGTCTGTGGTCATGGGTACAAAAGACACAGTGTCCACTGGGTTCATGGGGGCAGCGAACGTGGCCAAGGGGGCCGTGCAAACTGGGCTGAATACAACCCAAAATATCGCAGCAGGTACAAAGGACACCATCTGTAGTGGGGTAACTGGTGCCATGAACTTGGCCAGAGGAACCATCCAGACAGGCATGGACACCACCAAGACGGTCCTAACAGGTACCAAGGACACCGTCTGCGGTGGGGTGACCGGTGCCATGAATGTGGCCAAAGGGGCCGTCCAGGGGGGCCTGGACACCACCAAGTCTGTCCTGACTGGCACTAAAGACGCTGTGTCCACCGGGCTCATGGGGACAGCGAACGTGGCCAAGGGGGCCGTCCAGACGGGTGTAGACACAGCCAAGACCGTGCTGACCGGCACCAAGGACACAGTGACTACCGGGCTCATGGGGGCAGTGAATGTCGCCAAAGGGACTGTCCAGACCGGCGTGGACACCACCAAGACCGTGCTGACCGGCACCAAGGACACAGTGACTACTGGGCTCATGGGGGCAGTGAATGTCGCCAAAGGGACTGTCCAGACCGGCGTGGACACCACCAAGACCGTGCTGACCGGCACCAAGGACACAGTGACTACTGGGCTCATGGGGGCAGTGAATGTCGCCAAAGGGACTGTCCAGACCGGTGTGGACACCACCAAGACCGTGCTGACCGGCACTAAGAATACAGTCTGCAGTGGGGTGACCGGTGCCGCGAATGTGGCCAAAGGGGCCGTCCAGGGGGGCCTGGACACCACCAAGTCTGTCCTGACTGGCACTAAAGACGCTGTGTCCACTGGGCTCACAGGGGCTGTAAACATGGCCAAAGGGACTGTCCAGACCGGCGTGGACACCACCAAGACTGTGTTAACCGGTACCAAGGACACCGTCTGCAGTGGAGTCACTGGTGCCGTGAACGTGGCCAAAGGGGCCGTCCAGGGGGGCCTGGACACCACCAAGTCTGTGGTCATGGGTGCGAAAGACACAGTGTCCACCGGGCTCACGGGGGCAGCGAACGTGGCCAAGGGGGCCGTCCAGACGGGTGTAGACACAGCCAAGACCGTGCTGACCGGCACTAAGGACACAGTGACTACTGGGCTCATGGGAGCAGTGAATGTCGCCAAAGGGACCGTCCAGACTGGCATGGACACCACCAAGACCGTGCTGACCGGCACCAAGGACACCGTCTGCAGTGGGGTCACCGGTGCCATGAATGTGGCCAAAGGGGCCGTCCAGACTGGCATGGACACCACCAAGTCTGTCCTGACCAGCACCAAGGACACCGTCTGCAGTGGGGTCACCGGTGCCGTGAACGTGGCCAAGGGAGCTGTGCAAACTGGACTGAAAACGACCCAAAATATCGCTACAGGTACAAAGAACACCCTTGGCAGTGGGGTGACCGGTGCCGTGAACATGGCGGAAGGGGCTGTCCAGATGGGTGTAGACACAGCCAAGACCGTGCTGACCGGCACTAAGGACACAGTGACTACCGGGCTCATGGGGGCAGTGAATGTCGCCAAAGGGACCGTCCAGACTGGCATGGACACCACCAAGACTGTCCTAACCGGCACCAAGGACACTGTCTGCGGTGGGGTGACCGGTGCCGCGAATGTGGCCAAAGCGGCCGTCCAGGGGGGCCTGGACACCACCAAGTCTGTCCTGACTGGCACTAAAGACGCTGTGTCCACTGGGCTCACAGGGGCTGTGAACTTGGCCAAGGGGACTGTCCAGACCGGCGTGGACACCACCAAGACTGTGTTAACCGGTACCAAGGACACCGTCTGCAGTGGAGTCACTGGTGCTGTGAATGTGGCCAAAGGGACCGTTCAGAcaggtgtggacacagccaaGGCGGTGCTGAGTGGCACTAAAGATGCAGTGACTACTGGAGTCATGGGGGCAATGAATGTGGCCAAAGGAACCATGCAGACTGGCGTGGACACCTCCAAGGCTGTGCTAACGGGTACCAAGGACACCGTCTGCAGTGGGGTGACCGGTGCCATGAGCATGGCCAAAGGGGCTGTCCAGGGGGGCCTGGACACCACCAAGGCAGTGCTGACCGGAACCAAAGATGCAGCGTCTGCTGGGCTCATGGGGTCAGGGAACGTGGCAACAGGGGCCATCCACACTGGCCTCAGCACCTTCCAGAATTGGTTACCTAGTACCCGGGCCACCTCCTGGGGTGGACGCACCAGTTCCAGGACCACAGACAATGGTGGGGAGCAGACTGCCCTGAGCCCCCGAGAGGCCCCGTTTGCTGGTGTCTCCAGGCCCCCAGAGATGCTCAGCGTAGGCCCGGAGCCTGTCTGGGAAGCTGCAGCCACAACCAAGAGCCTTGCGACTGACGTGGCCACGTTCACCCAAGGGGCCGCCCTGGGCAGGGAGGACACAGGGCCTTtggccaccacacacagccccgAAGAAGCCCCACGCTTGGCGATGCTGCAGAATGAGTTGGAGGGACTGGGGGACATCTTCCACCCCATGAATGCAGAGGAGCAAG CTCAGCTGGCTGCCTCCCAGCCCGGGCCGAAGGTGCTGTCGGCGGAGCAGGGGAGCTACTTCGTTCGTTTAGGTGACCTGGGTCCCAGCTTCCGCCAGCGGGCATTTGAACACGCGGTGAGCCACCTGCAGCACAGACAGTTCCAAGCCAGAGATACTCTGGCCCAGCTCCAGGATTGCTTCAAGCTG ATTGAAGAGGCCCAGCAGGCTCCAGACGGGCAGCCGTGTCTGGACCAGGGCTCAGGTGCCCGTGTGGAGGATGCTGCTGTCCAGGAG GAGCGGGACGCCGGGGCTCTGTCCAGGGTCTGCGGCCTTCTCCAGCAGCTGCACACGGCCTACAGTGGcctggcctccagcctccagggCCTGCCCGCTGAGCTCCAGCAGCCGGTGAAGCGGGCGCGGCGCAGCCTCTGTGAGCTCTATGGTGTCGTGGCCTCGGCCGGCTCTGTAGAGGCGCTGCCCGCAGAGCAGCTGGTGCAGTGCCACGAGGGTGTGCACCAGGCGTGGCAGGGGCTAGAGCAGCTGCTGGAGGGCCTACAGCACAATCCCCCGCTCAGCTGGCTGGTAGGGCCCTTCGCCTTGCCCCCCGGCGGGCAGCAGCTGTAG
- the PLIN4 gene encoding perilipin-4 isoform X2 — protein sequence MSAPDEGRRDPPKPKGKTLGSFFGSLPGFSSARNLVANAHSSARARPATDPAGAPAAEAARPQAQVAAHPEQTAPWTEKELQPSEKQMASGAKDLVCSKMSRAKDAVSSGMASVVDAAKGVVQGGLDTTRSALTGTKEVVSSGVTGAVDMAKGAAQGGLDTSKAVLTGTKDTVSAGLTGAVNVAKGTVQAGVDTTKTVLTGTKDTVTTGVMGAVNLAKGTVQTGVDTSKAVLTGTKDAVSTGLTGAVNVARGTIQTGVDTSKTVLTGTKDTVCSGVTGAVNVAKGTIQTGVDTTKTVLTGTKDTVCSGVTGAMNLAKGAVQGGLDTTKSVVMGTKDTVSTGFMGAANVAKGAVQTGLNTTQNIAAGTKDTICSGVTGAMNLARGTIQTGMDTTKTVLTGTKDTVCGGVTGAMNVAKGAVQGGLDTTKSVLTGTKDAVSTGLMGTANVAKGAVQTGVDTAKTVLTGTKDTVTTGLMGAVNVAKGTVQTGVDTTKTVLTGTKDTVTTGLMGAVNVAKGTVQTGVDTTKTVLTGTKDTVTTGLMGAVNVAKGTVQTGVDTTKTVLTGTKNTVCSGVTGAANVAKGAVQGGLDTTKSVLTGTKDAVSTGLTGAVNMAKGTVQTGVDTTKTVLTGTKDTVCSGVTGAVNVAKGAVQGGLDTTKSVVMGAKDTVSTGLTGAANVAKGAVQTGVDTAKTVLTGTKDTVTTGLMGAVNVAKGTVQTGMDTTKTVLTGTKDTVCSGVTGAMNVAKGAVQTGMDTTKSVLTSTKDTVCSGVTGAVNVAKGAVQTGLKTTQNIATGTKNTLGSGVTGAVNMAEGAVQMGVDTAKTVLTGTKDTVTTGLMGAVNVAKGTVQTGMDTTKTVLTGTKDTVCGGVTGAANVAKAAVQGGLDTTKSVLTGTKDAVSTGLTGAVNLAKGTVQTGVDTTKTVLTGTKDTVCSGVTGAVNVAKGTVQTGVDTAKAVLSGTKDAVTTGVMGAMNVAKGTMQTGVDTSKAVLTGTKDTVCSGVTGAMSMAKGAVQGGLDTTKAVLTGTKDAASAGLMGSGNVATGAIHTGLSTFQNWLPSTRATSWGGRTSSRTTDNGGEQTALSPREAPFAGVSRPPEMLSVGPEPVWEAAATTKSLATDVATFTQGAALGREDTGPLATTHSPEEAPRLAMLQNELEGLGDIFHPMNAEEQAQLAASQPGPKVLSAEQGSYFVRLGDLGPSFRQRAFEHAVSHLQHRQFQARDTLAQLQDCFKLIEEAQQAPDGQPCLDQGSGARVEDAAVQEERDAGALSRVCGLLQQLHTAYSGLASSLQGLPAELQQPVKRARRSLCELYGVVASAGSVEALPAEQLVQCHEGVHQAWQGLEQLLEGLQHNPPLSWLVGPFALPPGGQQL from the exons ATGTCTGCTCCGGACGAAGGGAGACGGGATCCCCCCAAACCCAAGGGCAAG ACCCTGGGCAGCTTCTTTGGGTCCCTGCCTGGCTTCAGCTCTGCCCGGAACCTGGTGGCCAATGCACATAGCTCGGCGAGAGCCCGGCCAGCCACTGACCCCGCAGGAGCGCCTGCCGCCGAGGCTGCCCGACCACAGGCTCAGG TGGCCGCCCACCCAGAGCAGACGGCCCCATGGACGGAGAAGGAGTTGCAACCTTCGGAAAAG CAAATGGCGTCCGGGGCCAAAGACCTGGTGTGTTCCAAGATGTCCAGGGCCAAGGATGCCGTCTCCTCCGGGATGGCCAGCGTGGTGGATGCGGCTAAGGGAGTGGTCCAGGGAGGCCTGGATACCACTCGGTCTGCACTCACGGGCACCAAGGAGGTGGTGTCCAGCGGGGTCACGGGGGCTGTGGACATGGCTAAGGGGGCCGCCCAAGGGGGTCTGGACACCTCGAAGGCTGTCCTCACCGGCACCAAGGACACGGTGTCCGCTGGGCTCACGGGGGCAGTGAATGTGGCCAAAGGGACCGTACAGGCCGGTGTGGACACCACCAAGACTGTGCTGACCGGCACCAAAGACACAGTGACTACTGGGGTCATGGGGGCAGTGAACTTGGCCAAAGGGACTGTCCAGACCGGCGTGGACACCTCCAAGGCTGTGTTGACTGGCACCAAAGATGCTGTGTCCACTGGGCTCACGGGGGCAGTGAATGTGGCCAGAGGAACCATTCAGACCGGTGTGGACACTAGTAAGACTGTCCTAACAGGTACCAAGGACACCGTCTGTAGTGGGGTGACCGGTGCCGTGAACGTGGCCAAAGGAACCATCCAGACCGGCGTGGACACCACCAAGACTGTCCTAACCGGTACCAAGGACACCGTCTGCAGTGGGGTGACCGGTGCCATGAACTTGGCCAAAGGGGCCGTCCAGGGGGGCCTGGACACCACCAAGTCTGTGGTCATGGGTACAAAAGACACAGTGTCCACTGGGTTCATGGGGGCAGCGAACGTGGCCAAGGGGGCCGTGCAAACTGGGCTGAATACAACCCAAAATATCGCAGCAGGTACAAAGGACACCATCTGTAGTGGGGTAACTGGTGCCATGAACTTGGCCAGAGGAACCATCCAGACAGGCATGGACACCACCAAGACGGTCCTAACAGGTACCAAGGACACCGTCTGCGGTGGGGTGACCGGTGCCATGAATGTGGCCAAAGGGGCCGTCCAGGGGGGCCTGGACACCACCAAGTCTGTCCTGACTGGCACTAAAGACGCTGTGTCCACCGGGCTCATGGGGACAGCGAACGTGGCCAAGGGGGCCGTCCAGACGGGTGTAGACACAGCCAAGACCGTGCTGACCGGCACCAAGGACACAGTGACTACCGGGCTCATGGGGGCAGTGAATGTCGCCAAAGGGACTGTCCAGACCGGCGTGGACACCACCAAGACCGTGCTGACCGGCACCAAGGACACAGTGACTACTGGGCTCATGGGGGCAGTGAATGTCGCCAAAGGGACTGTCCAGACCGGCGTGGACACCACCAAGACCGTGCTGACCGGCACCAAGGACACAGTGACTACTGGGCTCATGGGGGCAGTGAATGTCGCCAAAGGGACTGTCCAGACCGGTGTGGACACCACCAAGACCGTGCTGACCGGCACTAAGAATACAGTCTGCAGTGGGGTGACCGGTGCCGCGAATGTGGCCAAAGGGGCCGTCCAGGGGGGCCTGGACACCACCAAGTCTGTCCTGACTGGCACTAAAGACGCTGTGTCCACTGGGCTCACAGGGGCTGTAAACATGGCCAAAGGGACTGTCCAGACCGGCGTGGACACCACCAAGACTGTGTTAACCGGTACCAAGGACACCGTCTGCAGTGGAGTCACTGGTGCCGTGAACGTGGCCAAAGGGGCCGTCCAGGGGGGCCTGGACACCACCAAGTCTGTGGTCATGGGTGCGAAAGACACAGTGTCCACCGGGCTCACGGGGGCAGCGAACGTGGCCAAGGGGGCCGTCCAGACGGGTGTAGACACAGCCAAGACCGTGCTGACCGGCACTAAGGACACAGTGACTACTGGGCTCATGGGAGCAGTGAATGTCGCCAAAGGGACCGTCCAGACTGGCATGGACACCACCAAGACCGTGCTGACCGGCACCAAGGACACCGTCTGCAGTGGGGTCACCGGTGCCATGAATGTGGCCAAAGGGGCCGTCCAGACTGGCATGGACACCACCAAGTCTGTCCTGACCAGCACCAAGGACACCGTCTGCAGTGGGGTCACCGGTGCCGTGAACGTGGCCAAGGGAGCTGTGCAAACTGGACTGAAAACGACCCAAAATATCGCTACAGGTACAAAGAACACCCTTGGCAGTGGGGTGACCGGTGCCGTGAACATGGCGGAAGGGGCTGTCCAGATGGGTGTAGACACAGCCAAGACCGTGCTGACCGGCACTAAGGACACAGTGACTACCGGGCTCATGGGGGCAGTGAATGTCGCCAAAGGGACCGTCCAGACTGGCATGGACACCACCAAGACTGTCCTAACCGGCACCAAGGACACTGTCTGCGGTGGGGTGACCGGTGCCGCGAATGTGGCCAAAGCGGCCGTCCAGGGGGGCCTGGACACCACCAAGTCTGTCCTGACTGGCACTAAAGACGCTGTGTCCACTGGGCTCACAGGGGCTGTGAACTTGGCCAAGGGGACTGTCCAGACCGGCGTGGACACCACCAAGACTGTGTTAACCGGTACCAAGGACACCGTCTGCAGTGGAGTCACTGGTGCTGTGAATGTGGCCAAAGGGACCGTTCAGAcaggtgtggacacagccaaGGCGGTGCTGAGTGGCACTAAAGATGCAGTGACTACTGGAGTCATGGGGGCAATGAATGTGGCCAAAGGAACCATGCAGACTGGCGTGGACACCTCCAAGGCTGTGCTAACGGGTACCAAGGACACCGTCTGCAGTGGGGTGACCGGTGCCATGAGCATGGCCAAAGGGGCTGTCCAGGGGGGCCTGGACACCACCAAGGCAGTGCTGACCGGAACCAAAGATGCAGCGTCTGCTGGGCTCATGGGGTCAGGGAACGTGGCAACAGGGGCCATCCACACTGGCCTCAGCACCTTCCAGAATTGGTTACCTAGTACCCGGGCCACCTCCTGGGGTGGACGCACCAGTTCCAGGACCACAGACAATGGTGGGGAGCAGACTGCCCTGAGCCCCCGAGAGGCCCCGTTTGCTGGTGTCTCCAGGCCCCCAGAGATGCTCAGCGTAGGCCCGGAGCCTGTCTGGGAAGCTGCAGCCACAACCAAGAGCCTTGCGACTGACGTGGCCACGTTCACCCAAGGGGCCGCCCTGGGCAGGGAGGACACAGGGCCTTtggccaccacacacagccccgAAGAAGCCCCACGCTTGGCGATGCTGCAGAATGAGTTGGAGGGACTGGGGGACATCTTCCACCCCATGAATGCAGAGGAGCAAG CTCAGCTGGCTGCCTCCCAGCCCGGGCCGAAGGTGCTGTCGGCGGAGCAGGGGAGCTACTTCGTTCGTTTAGGTGACCTGGGTCCCAGCTTCCGCCAGCGGGCATTTGAACACGCGGTGAGCCACCTGCAGCACAGACAGTTCCAAGCCAGAGATACTCTGGCCCAGCTCCAGGATTGCTTCAAGCTG ATTGAAGAGGCCCAGCAGGCTCCAGACGGGCAGCCGTGTCTGGACCAGGGCTCAGGTGCCCGTGTGGAGGATGCTGCTGTCCAGGAG GAGCGGGACGCCGGGGCTCTGTCCAGGGTCTGCGGCCTTCTCCAGCAGCTGCACACGGCCTACAGTGGcctggcctccagcctccagggCCTGCCCGCTGAGCTCCAGCAGCCGGTGAAGCGGGCGCGGCGCAGCCTCTGTGAGCTCTATGGTGTCGTGGCCTCGGCCGGCTCTGTAGAGGCGCTGCCCGCAGAGCAGCTGGTGCAGTGCCACGAGGGTGTGCACCAGGCGTGGCAGGGGCTAGAGCAGCTGCTGGAGGGCCTACAGCACAATCCCCCGCTCAGCTGGCTGGTAGGGCCCTTCGCCTTGCCCCCCGGCGGGCAGCAGCTGTAG
- the PLIN5 gene encoding perilipin-5 has product MSEEEAAHIPRPSGSDSQTQQNVVQRVVALPLVRATCTAVCDAYSAAKDRHPLLGSACRLAENCVCGLTTRALDHAQPLLEHLQPQLASVNSFACRGLDKLEEKLPFLQKPSETVVTSAKDAVASSVTGVVDLARRGRRWSVELKRSVSHAMDVVLEKSEELVDHFLPMTEEELAALAAEAEGPEVGSVEDQRRQQGYFVRLGSLSARIRHLAYEHSLGKLRQSKHRAQDTLAQLQETLELIDHMQCGVTPTTPACPGKVHELWGEWGQCNPKTRRRSQAELETLVLSRSLTQELQGTVEALESSVRGLPPSAQEKVAEVRRSVDALQTAFADARCFGDVPAAVLAEGRGSVARAHACVDELLELVVQAVPLPWLVGPFAPILVERPEPLPDLADQVDEVIGGPDPRWAHLDWPAQQRAWEAQHRDGNGDGDGMGVAGDICEQEPETPSCSVKHTLMPELDF; this is encoded by the exons AATGTGGTGCAGCGTGTGGTGGCTCTGCCCCTGGTCAGGGCCACGTGCACCGCGGTCTGCGATGCTTACAGCGCAGCCAAGGACAGGCACCCGCTGCTGGGCTCTGCCTGCCGCCTGGCTGAGAACTGCGTGTGCGGCCTGACCACCCGTGCCCTGGACCACGCCCAGCCGCTGCTCGAGCACCTGCAGCCCCAGC tGGCCTCCGTGAACAGTTTCGCCTGCAGGGGCCTGGACAAGCTGGAGGAGAAGCTTCCCTTTCTGCAGAAACCTTCGGAGACG GTGGTGACCTCGGCCAAGGACGCGGTGGCCAGCAGTGTCACGGGTGTGGTGGACCTGGCCCGGCGTGGCCGGCGCTGGAGCGTGGAGCTGAAGCGCTCTGTGAGCCATGCCATGGACGTTGTGCTGGAAAAATCAGAGGAGCTGGTGGATCACTTCCTGCCCATGACGGAGGAAGAGCTCG CGGCACTGGCGGCTGAGGCCGAGGGCCCGGAAGTGGGTTCGGTGGAGGATCAGAGGAGACAGCAGGGCTACTTTGTGCGCCTCGGCTCCCTGTCGGCGCGGATTCGCCACCTGGCCTACGAGCACtctctggggaaactgaggcagagcaaACACCGTGCCCAGGACACCCTGGCCCAGCTGCAGGAGACGCTGGAGCTG ATAGACCACATGCAGTGTGGGGTGACCCCCACCACCCCGGCCTGCCCCGGGAAGGTGCACGAACTATGGGGGGAATGGGGCCAGTGCAATCCGAAGACCCGCCGCCGGAGCCAG GCAGAGCTGGAGACGCTGGTGCTGTCCCGCAGCCTGACGCAGGAGCTGCAGGGCACGGTAGAGGCCCTGGAGTCCAGTGTGCGGGGCCTGCCCCCCAGCGCCCAGGAGAAGGTGGCTGAGGTGCGGCGCAGCGTGGACGCCCTGCAGACTGCCTTCGCTGATGCCCGCTGCTTCGGGGATGTGCCAGCAGCCGTGCTGGCCGAGGGCCGGGGTAGCGTGGCCCGTGCACACGCCTGCGTGGATGAGCTGCTGGAGCTGGTGGTGCAGGCCGTGCCGCTGCCCTGGCTGGTGGGACCCTTTGCACCCATCCTTGTGGAGCGACCCGAGCCCCTGCCTGACCTGGCGGACCAGGTGGATGAGGTCATCGGGGGCCCTGACCCCCGCTGGGCGCACCTGGACTGGCCGGCCCAGCAGAGAGCCTGGGAGGCCCAGCACAGGGATGGGAATGGTGATGGGGACGGGATGGGTGTCGCCGGGGACATCTGTGAGCAGGAACCCGAAACCCCCAGCTGCTCGGTCAAGCACACCCTGATGCCCGAGCTGGACTTCTGA